In Candidatus Vicinibacter proximus, the genomic stretch AAGGCCCTGTAAAAAAATCTTCAACATGGTCTTGATCTCTTGTTTTCTGCTTCCAGGTAACAGAGCAATGACCGGTCTTTCATCCAGCTGGTTTCTTTTGAGAAAATCCGGATCTGCTTTAAATTCTTTGATGTGGTGCATTAAAGGATGTCCAAAATAATATGCATTTATACCATGCCTGGAGAAAAATTCCTTTTCAAAAGGTAAGATGATAAATAATTTGTCTACATATTTTTTGAGTTTCAAAACGCGGTTTTCCTTCCATGCCCAAGCTTGGGGAGCAATATAAAAATATACTTTAATGTTGTTTTTTTTTGCCCATTCCGCCATCCTGAGATTAAAACCAGGATAGTCGATAAGCACCAGTGCATCTGGTTTGTCGCGGAGGATACTTTTTTTGGTCAGATTAAAGAGACCCATTATTTTTCTAAGATTCAGGATCACCTCTGCAAATCCCATAAAGCTGGCTTCTTCATAGCGGACATCCAATGCAAAACCCTCGGCGGCCATTTTCTCGCCTCCCCAGCCTCGTGCCTTAACTTCGGGGTCGATGGCATGCAATGCAGCCAATAATTTGCTGCCATACAAATCACCGGAAGCCTCTCCTGCAATGATATAAATGTGCTTGGACACTAGTATTTTAATAAATCGTAACCATACAAATACATCCAAAGGATTACATAAGCCAGAGTAGGAAATATAATTCCACGCATGGCTTCCAGCCAGTGGCGCTTGTTGAAAATTTGCATGGGGATTACATTTAGAATCAGAGCTATAAGTCCAATGGTGCGCTCTCTGAAATTTGGGGACATTCCCAAACTGCTGATGATGTCCTGATCATCCAGAAAATCATAAATCATGAGTAGGATGGCATAGCCAACAAAGGGTAATATTAATCCTACAAGTATCCCTAAATAGACTTTGTTGTATGGGTGATTGGAGGGTGGAAATAAATTCATATGGTTTGATTTTCTAAGTGCGCATTGGAAGGAAGTGCTTTATGCACCGTGAGATCATGTCCGGAAGGTACAACACTTATGTAACCATGATCCAGAGCCCACAGGTCTGTGTCGTGGTGTGGATCATCCCATAAAAACTGTCCGGTCAACCAATAATAGGTTTGATTTCTTGGGTCTTTGCCCTCTTTGAATTCCTCCACCCAGTTCCCCTCAGACTGTCTGCAAATTTTAATGCCTTTAATCTCCTTGCGGGTCAATTTTGGAATGTTGACGTTTAAAAGTTTGCAATCGTTAATCCCTTCACGGAGAACTTTGCTAATCAAAAAATCAATGTAAGGCATTGCTTGCCAAAAATCAGCATCAAAAGAATAATCTAACAGGGAGAAACCAATACTTGGGATTCCCTCTAAACTGGCCTCCATTGCAGCAGACATGGTTCCGGAATAGATGATATTAATGGAGGCATTCGATCCATGATTGATGCCCGACAGGCAAAGGTCAATGTTCCTTTCCTTGAGCAACACATTTTTGGCCAGTTTCACACAATCCACTGGCGTTCCACTGCATTCATAAGATTCGATATCCTCAAAAACATCAATTTTATGCAGTCTTAAAGGCAGATTCATGGTTATCGCATGTCCCATCCCTGATTGTGGTGAATTAGGGGCAACTACCACCACCTCACCGTGGTTTTTGGCAATTTCTACCAGCGCCTTTAAGCCCGGAGCAAAAATGCCGTCATCGTTGGTGACCAGGATTAACTTTTTATTCATATTAATTTTGGATGAAAGCCCAAAGATAGTCAGGTCCTGTTTAATTTTACGGATTGGATTAACAACAGGAGGATGGATTATCAGGCTATTTTAAAGGATTTTGTCAGCACTAAGGTTAAGCCGGTTTATTTTTTGACCGGAGATGAAGATTACTTCATAGACAGTCTGGTGAAAGAGGCGGAAAGTCATCTCGTTCCTGAGGCCCAAAGGGATTTTAATCTTCAGGTAGTTTATGGTAAAGACACAACGACCAGAGCATTGGTAGAGTATTGCAGACAGTTCCCTTTTATGGGGGATAAAAAATTGGTTGTCGTCAAGGAAGCTCAGGATTTAAAAGATTGGGATGTGCTGGAGACTTATTTCAAACAACCGGTACCTACTACAACTTTGGTCATTGCTTTTAAAAATAAAAAACCCGACGGGAGATCAGCCTGGGTGAAAACACTGAAAGAGAAACACGTTTTTTTTGAATCTAAGGGAATTTATGATTCTCAGCTTCCGGCTTTTATTTCGAATCTTGCTTCAGGGCTAAAACTCAAAATGGATCAGGAAGCTTCTATGCTGGTTGCAGAATACATTGGCAACGATCTCAGCCAAATTAACAATGAACTCCAGAAGCTTAGAGTAAATCTGGAAGATGGCAGTAAAGTGAACAAGGATATGGTGTCGGAACACATTGGCATCAGTAAAGAATACAATGTATTTGAATTGTGCAAGGCGTTCTCCCTAAAAGATAAAAAAAGAATTTACCTGATCACCAAAAATCTGGTTCTGCATATCAAGACAAATCCACTGATTCCTTGTATTACTTCCATCTTTAATCATTTTTCGAAAATTTGGTTGACCAAACACTATATGTCCAAGAGCGATCAGGAATTGATGGCATTATTAAAACTTTCATTTATTTCTTACATCAAGGAGTATAAAGAAGCAGCCGCTAAGTATAGCATTACAGAACTCGAACAAATTTTTTCAGTCTTAAAAGAATTTGATTTAAAATCAAAGGGCGTTGACGTGGCATCGGTTTCACAAGAAGATTTATTACTTGAATTGGTACTCAGAATTTCACCACAATAAAAATATCAAAGCATGAACGGAATGAATTTCACAAAATACTTAATGTTTTTCCTCTTACTTAGCTGGTCATGTAGTAAAAAAAGCTCCGTAGATTTTTTAAAAAATCCTCAGGCTTTCCAAACTTACATCAATGGGATTCAGGCTGGTAATGTAAAAAGAACAGATGGCATAAAAATTCATTTCAATCAAAGTCCAGTGGACGAATCTCAGATCGGCAAGGATGCTGATCCAGGCATACTATCCTTCACGCCTTCACTAAAGGGTAAGTTATCCTGGACAAACGCTTATACATTGAGTTTTATTCCTTCATCGGATAATGTGCTTACTTCCACAGAATACGAAGCAAAACTTCAAATAGGCAAGTTGTTTAAAGATGTTCCAGATTCTCTGGCCGAAATGAATTTTAAATTTATCATAGAACCTGTTTCTGTTCAGGTGCGATGGAAGAATCTAAGGGCTGATCCGGAAATGGAAGGAGCTATGTTGTTGGAAGCAAATGTACTTCCCAGCGATGATTTGTCCGAAACAACCATGGCAAATTTGTTTGAAGTAAAACACAGTTCAGCGGGATCACTTAAATATCAATTTAGTAAAAATCCGGGTGGTGAAATAGTGTACAAAATTTCTGCCATCCCAAGAACTGCTCAAACGGAATCCCTTATTATCCAGTGGAAGGATGCTCCGGAAGAGAAGACAGGTGGACAGGAAAGAAAATTTGAAATACCGTCTTCATCAAGTTTTGTTATTACTGGTATAGAAACCGGTTCCGAAATTCAAAAAACGGTAACCGCTTATTTTTCTGATCCATTAGATCAGACCCAGGATCTGAGAGGCTTGGTAAGGCTTGATCCAGACAGCAGTAGTTTGGAATTAAGACGAGAAGCGGATCTGATTCATGTAAAGTTCAG encodes the following:
- the holA gene encoding DNA polymerase III subunit delta, producing the protein MDYQAILKDFVSTKVKPVYFLTGDEDYFIDSLVKEAESHLVPEAQRDFNLQVVYGKDTTTRALVEYCRQFPFMGDKKLVVVKEAQDLKDWDVLETYFKQPVPTTTLVIAFKNKKPDGRSAWVKTLKEKHVFFESKGIYDSQLPAFISNLASGLKLKMDQEASMLVAEYIGNDLSQINNELQKLRVNLEDGSKVNKDMVSEHIGISKEYNVFELCKAFSLKDKKRIYLITKNLVLHIKTNPLIPCITSIFNHFSKIWLTKHYMSKSDQELMALLKLSFISYIKEYKEAAAKYSITELEQIFSVLKEFDLKSKGVDVASVSQEDLLLELVLRISPQ
- the surE gene encoding 5'/3'-nucleotidase SurE — translated: MNKKLILVTNDDGIFAPGLKALVEIAKNHGEVVVVAPNSPQSGMGHAITMNLPLRLHKIDVFEDIESYECSGTPVDCVKLAKNVLLKERNIDLCLSGINHGSNASINIIYSGTMSAAMEASLEGIPSIGFSLLDYSFDADFWQAMPYIDFLISKVLREGINDCKLLNVNIPKLTRKEIKGIKICRQSEGNWVEEFKEGKDPRNQTYYWLTGQFLWDDPHHDTDLWALDHGYISVVPSGHDLTVHKALPSNAHLENQTI
- the lpxB gene encoding lipid-A-disaccharide synthase, which codes for MYIIAGEASGDLYGSKLLAALHAIDPEVKARGWGGEKMAAEGFALDVRYEEASFMGFAEVILNLRKIMGLFNLTKKSILRDKPDALVLIDYPGFNLRMAEWAKKNNIKVYFYIAPQAWAWKENRVLKLKKYVDKLFIILPFEKEFFSRHGINAYYFGHPLMHHIKEFKADPDFLKRNQLDERPVIALLPGSRKQEIKTMLKIFLQGLENFKSYQLVIAGLPHHQQLYREIIEKSNIHCKVIYQETYNLLSISKAALVTSGTATLETALFGVPQIVCYKGNWISYQIAKRLIKVKYISLVNLIADQKIIEELIQDEMNPERISYELTQLLEPQKYQEIKNAYSALHELLILPDTEKRIAEVIYHDL